From a region of the Acidobacteriota bacterium genome:
- a CDS encoding sigma-54 dependent transcriptional regulator, whose product MTATVLSIIGRSPVAQRLDQEIAAAAACDAKVLITGESGTGKEVAARLVHDRSRRRRRPLVALNCAGVPDSLLESELFGHVRGSFTGAYRDKPGLFEAADGGTVFLDEIGEMSLRMQALMLRFLESGEVQRVGADRQSARLDVRVICATNRVLTERIASGEFREDLFYRLNVIHIIVPPLRDRRADLPDFFDHFVGEFSDRHGLSTPAFSSEARERLLAYDWPGNIRELRNVVERLIVRSRTGIVDVEDLPMELRRSAPRPVSVGHPPAEALSELVAEGLVRRMTEGRESFWQVVYEPFMARDLTRDTLRRVIVLGLEACAGRYSQLVELFRMDKDDYKKFLAVLRKHDCLVPFHQYRAGKAAGSTSVQVA is encoded by the coding sequence GTGACCGCCACAGTTCTGTCCATCATCGGCCGCAGCCCGGTCGCCCAACGGCTCGACCAGGAGATTGCTGCGGCGGCGGCGTGCGACGCGAAGGTCCTCATCACCGGCGAAAGCGGCACCGGGAAGGAGGTCGCCGCGCGGCTCGTGCACGACCGCTCCCGGCGGCGCCGCCGGCCGCTCGTCGCGCTCAACTGCGCGGGCGTCCCCGACAGCCTGCTCGAATCCGAGCTCTTCGGTCACGTGCGCGGCAGCTTCACCGGCGCCTACCGCGACAAGCCCGGCCTCTTCGAGGCCGCCGACGGCGGCACGGTCTTCCTCGACGAGATTGGCGAGATGTCGCTCAGGATGCAGGCGCTCATGCTCCGCTTCCTCGAGAGCGGCGAGGTGCAGCGCGTTGGCGCCGACCGGCAGTCGGCTCGCCTCGACGTCCGCGTGATCTGCGCGACCAACCGCGTGCTGACCGAGCGCATCGCGTCGGGCGAGTTTCGCGAAGATCTCTTCTATCGCCTCAACGTCATCCACATCATCGTCCCGCCGCTGCGCGATCGGCGCGCCGACCTGCCCGACTTCTTCGACCACTTCGTCGGGGAGTTCTCAGACCGGCACGGCCTGTCGACCCCGGCCTTCTCGAGCGAGGCCCGCGAGCGGCTCCTGGCGTACGACTGGCCGGGCAACATCCGCGAGCTGCGTAACGTGGTCGAGCGGCTCATCGTGCGCTCCCGCACAGGAATAGTCGACGTCGAAGACCTGCCGATGGAGCTTCGCCGCTCGGCGCCACGGCCCGTCAGCGTCGGACACCCGCCAGCGGAGGCGCTCTCGGAGCTCGTGGCGGAAGGCCTCGTCCGGCGCATGACCGAGGGCCGCGAGTCGTTCTGGCAGGTCGTTTACGAGCCCTTCATGGCGCGCGACCTCACGCGCGACACGCTGCGTCGCGTCATCGTCCTCGGGCTCGAGGCGTGCGCGGGGCGCTACAGCCAGCTCGTCGAGCTCTTCCGCATGGACAAGGACGACTACAAGAAGTTTCTCGCGGTGCTGCGCAAGCACGACTGCCTCGTGCCGTTTCATCAGTACCGCGCGGGCAAGGCCGCCGGGAGCACGTCCGTGCAGGTGGCCTGA
- a CDS encoding response regulator, translating to MTHPTVLVVDDQEDVLRTLAYYVGQGGYRVTALSRFEDARQFIDETPPDMLVTDVRLGAFNGLQLVLQLRAARPGAPIVVLSAFDDPTLREEAERHGAHYLLKPLGKQELLECLASFA from the coding sequence ATGACACACCCCACCGTCCTCGTTGTCGACGATCAGGAAGACGTGCTGCGTACGCTCGCCTACTACGTGGGCCAGGGGGGATACCGCGTCACGGCCCTCTCGCGGTTCGAAGACGCGCGGCAGTTCATCGACGAGACCCCGCCCGACATGCTGGTCACCGACGTCCGGCTCGGCGCGTTCAACGGCCTGCAGCTCGTGCTGCAACTGCGCGCGGCGCGGCCCGGCGCACCCATTGTCGTGCTCTCGGCCTTCGACGATCCGACGCTGCGCGAGGAGGCCGAGCGTCACGGCGCGCATTACCTGCTGAAGCCGCTCGGCAAGCAGGAACTGCTCGAGTGCCTCGCCTCGTTTGCCTGA
- a CDS encoding SBBP repeat-containing protein: MRLVGATPSAIEAEERQPGVVNHLVGDARQWRTGIAQYGRVRYHDAYPGIDVVFYGHAQRQLEYDVEVAPGADPGLVRLAFDGADAVTISDRGELLLHTPAGVVRQQAPVTYQDIDDERVFVDARYVPRPDGEIGFEVGDYDDSRPLVIDPILLYATFLGGSDGEFVAADNRLAARIAVDPLGFVYVVGDTLSADFPGVTGSSLQPSKAGATDTTDLFIAKLNPSASQFVFVTYFGGTGNEFRSSLALDASGDIFIAGQTSSADLPAGVGAVPYPTYRGGSYDGFVAKIHANGQSLLWRMYIGGGGIDSVEDIAVDAAGDAYVVGTTSSTFGTGFPVTSAFQSDSGGGSDAFVMKIRGDGSTLVYSTFLGGAANDFGNSIAVDAAGAAYVAGQTFSTNFPLRPVGGPFIQDTLRGSVDVFVAKLAASGSQVIYSTYFGGDEGPTGDPSLLGEGAELAIDSTGAVYLGGWTNALLNFPEATGGPTPFQPTKFGDIDGFVAKLDPAGSSLVYRTFLGGGGRDLVTGIAVNTSGEAYVTGAFQELVGDAPPFPTTPDAHDFTRGGDQDAFVTRLNATGSALLYSTYVGGSLLDIGLSIDVDAAGNVFALGQTNSADFPLVPAGGPGIDSTYGGLAEAFVVRFGELDAPVVASVSPATGPTTGGTPVVISGQRFASGATVRFGASLAPTVVVQSATQILAFAPPGVAGSVAVTVTNPDAKFGTLPAAFTYYVPTTPAPVLSAANLPTGRTSGGEVVQLTGSNFQPGATVLFGLRFATVDALSPTTILVTTPPGAAGAVDVRVVNPDGQVGTLAGGFTYFSELADSDNDGLPDWYENLHPCLSPLVPDAANDPDADGATNLQEYFDGTNPCEAETLFFAEGAAGDFETRFAVFNPDALRTATARFNFQLLVGEGEPTETASTTRTVAPQSRLTLSSDEVAALTNRGFSTEVRSNLPLVADRQMVWDRLGFHGSHAETSIPSPATTWYLAEGATGDFLLFYLIQNPNDTEVDVTVRYLPGDGTPAATKVYRAPAFSRINILVNFELFDTNSDGVPDTPLYASAPLSAEFTATRPIIVERAMYLNNAPGRFFNAGHNSAGVTTPSTQWFLAEGATGFLFDMFVLIANPTATPADVRLTFLLPGGTTYTKTYDGATPGESGTNPSIAANSRFTVYVNDVQPDGAIGTWPLAQTAVSTVVESLNHVPIIVERAMWWARGGGAAGWYEGHNSVGVTETGARWALAEGELGGPRQAITYVLVANTSPFAGRIRARFYAEDGTTSACTFLIAANSRLNVNDEPTCFADMGGRRFATVVESESTGAGRPEIVVERAIYWNVGAELFGAGSNSVGTRLP, encoded by the coding sequence ATGCGCCTCGTCGGCGCCACGCCCTCGGCCATCGAGGCCGAGGAGCGCCAGCCCGGCGTCGTCAACCATCTCGTGGGCGACGCGCGCCAGTGGCGCACCGGCATCGCGCAGTACGGCCGCGTTCGTTACCACGACGCCTACCCCGGCATCGACGTCGTCTTCTACGGCCACGCACAGCGACAGCTCGAGTACGACGTCGAGGTCGCGCCCGGCGCCGACCCGGGCCTCGTCCGCCTCGCGTTCGACGGCGCCGACGCGGTCACCATCTCCGACCGCGGCGAGCTGCTGCTGCACACGCCGGCCGGCGTCGTGCGACAGCAGGCACCGGTCACCTACCAGGACATCGACGATGAGCGCGTGTTCGTCGACGCGCGCTATGTACCGCGTCCCGATGGCGAGATCGGCTTCGAGGTCGGCGACTACGACGACTCGCGCCCGCTCGTCATCGACCCGATCCTGCTCTACGCGACGTTTCTCGGCGGCAGCGACGGCGAGTTCGTCGCCGCCGACAACCGCCTCGCCGCGCGCATTGCCGTCGATCCGCTCGGCTTCGTCTACGTCGTCGGCGACACGCTCTCGGCCGACTTCCCCGGCGTGACGGGGTCGTCGCTCCAGCCAAGTAAGGCCGGCGCCACCGACACGACCGACCTCTTCATCGCGAAGCTCAACCCGTCGGCGTCGCAGTTCGTCTTCGTCACCTACTTCGGCGGCACCGGCAACGAGTTCCGATCGAGCCTCGCGCTCGACGCCTCCGGCGACATCTTCATCGCCGGCCAGACCAGCTCGGCCGACCTGCCGGCCGGCGTCGGCGCGGTGCCCTACCCCACGTACCGTGGGGGCAGCTACGACGGGTTCGTCGCGAAGATCCACGCCAACGGGCAGAGTCTGCTGTGGCGCATGTACATCGGCGGCGGCGGCATCGACTCGGTGGAGGACATCGCCGTCGACGCAGCGGGCGACGCGTACGTCGTGGGCACGACCTCGTCGACGTTCGGCACGGGGTTCCCGGTGACGTCGGCGTTCCAATCAGACAGCGGCGGCGGCTCCGACGCCTTCGTGATGAAGATTCGCGGCGACGGCAGCACCCTCGTCTATTCGACCTTCCTCGGTGGCGCGGCCAACGACTTCGGCAACAGCATCGCGGTCGACGCGGCCGGCGCCGCGTACGTCGCCGGCCAGACGTTCTCGACCAACTTCCCCCTGCGTCCGGTTGGCGGCCCCTTCATCCAGGACACGCTGCGCGGCTCTGTCGACGTCTTCGTCGCGAAGCTCGCCGCGTCGGGCTCGCAGGTGATCTACTCCACCTACTTCGGCGGCGACGAAGGGCCCACCGGCGACCCGAGCCTGCTCGGCGAGGGCGCCGAGCTCGCCATCGACTCGACCGGCGCGGTGTACCTGGGAGGATGGACGAACGCGCTCCTCAACTTCCCTGAAGCAACCGGAGGACCGACGCCGTTTCAGCCGACGAAGTTCGGCGACATCGACGGCTTCGTCGCCAAGCTCGACCCGGCAGGGTCGTCCCTCGTGTATCGCACGTTCCTCGGCGGCGGCGGCCGCGACCTCGTCACAGGCATCGCGGTCAACACCTCGGGCGAGGCCTACGTCACCGGCGCCTTTCAGGAGTTGGTCGGCGATGCGCCACCATTCCCGACGACGCCCGACGCCCACGACTTCACGCGCGGCGGGGATCAGGATGCGTTCGTGACGAGACTCAACGCCACCGGCTCGGCGCTGCTCTATTCCACGTACGTCGGTGGCAGCCTGCTCGACATCGGCCTCTCGATCGACGTCGACGCAGCCGGCAACGTCTTCGCCCTCGGCCAGACCAACTCCGCCGACTTCCCGCTCGTGCCGGCGGGCGGCCCGGGCATCGACTCCACCTACGGCGGCCTCGCCGAGGCCTTCGTCGTCCGTTTCGGCGAGCTCGACGCGCCCGTGGTGGCCTCGGTCTCCCCCGCGACCGGCCCAACCACCGGCGGAACGCCCGTCGTCATCAGCGGCCAGCGCTTCGCAAGCGGCGCCACGGTGCGGTTCGGCGCGAGCCTCGCGCCCACGGTCGTCGTCCAGAGCGCGACGCAGATTCTCGCGTTTGCGCCGCCGGGCGTCGCCGGCTCGGTGGCGGTCACCGTGACCAACCCCGACGCCAAGTTCGGCACGCTGCCGGCCGCCTTCACCTACTACGTGCCGACGACGCCCGCGCCGGTGCTCTCGGCGGCGAACCTGCCGACCGGCCGCACGTCGGGCGGTGAGGTGGTGCAGCTCACCGGCTCGAACTTCCAGCCAGGCGCCACCGTGCTCTTCGGCCTGCGGTTTGCGACGGTCGATGCCCTCTCGCCCACGACCATCCTCGTCACCACCCCGCCCGGCGCGGCGGGGGCGGTCGACGTCCGCGTCGTCAACCCCGACGGCCAGGTCGGCACGCTCGCCGGCGGCTTCACCTACTTCTCCGAGCTGGCCGACAGCGACAACGACGGCCTTCCCGACTGGTACGAGAACCTGCACCCGTGCCTCTCGCCGCTCGTGCCCGACGCGGCCAACGACCCCGACGCCGACGGGGCGACGAACCTGCAGGAGTACTTCGACGGGACGAACCCGTGCGAGGCCGAGACCCTGTTCTTCGCCGAGGGCGCGGCCGGCGATTTCGAGACGCGCTTTGCGGTGTTCAACCCCGACGCGCTGCGCACGGCCACCGCGCGCTTCAACTTCCAGCTCCTCGTCGGCGAAGGCGAGCCCACCGAGACGGCGAGCACCACGCGCACGGTGGCGCCGCAGTCGCGCCTCACGCTCTCGAGCGACGAGGTCGCCGCGCTCACCAACCGCGGCTTCTCGACGGAAGTGCGCTCGAACCTGCCGCTCGTCGCCGACCGGCAGATGGTGTGGGACCGCCTCGGCTTCCACGGCAGCCACGCCGAGACCAGCATTCCCTCGCCGGCCACCACGTGGTACCTGGCTGAAGGGGCCACGGGCGACTTCCTCCTCTTCTATCTGATTCAGAACCCGAACGACACGGAAGTCGACGTGACGGTGCGCTACCTGCCGGGCGACGGCACGCCGGCGGCGACCAAGGTGTACCGCGCGCCCGCGTTCTCGCGCATCAACATCCTCGTGAACTTCGAGCTGTTCGACACCAACAGCGACGGCGTGCCCGACACGCCGCTGTACGCGAGCGCGCCGCTCTCGGCCGAGTTCACCGCGACGCGCCCGATCATCGTCGAGCGCGCGATGTACCTGAACAACGCGCCTGGACGGTTCTTCAACGCCGGCCACAACAGCGCCGGCGTGACGACGCCGTCGACGCAGTGGTTCCTCGCCGAGGGCGCGACGGGCTTCCTGTTCGACATGTTCGTGCTCATCGCGAACCCGACCGCGACGCCGGCCGACGTCCGCCTGACGTTCCTGCTGCCGGGCGGCACGACCTACACGAAGACCTACGACGGCGCGACGCCTGGAGAGTCGGGCACGAACCCGTCGATTGCGGCCAACAGCCGCTTCACCGTCTACGTGAACGACGTGCAGCCGGATGGCGCGATTGGCACGTGGCCGCTCGCGCAAACGGCGGTGTCGACCGTCGTCGAATCGCTCAACCACGTGCCGATCATCGTCGAGCGGGCGATGTGGTGGGCACGCGGCGGCGGTGCGGCCGGCTGGTACGAGGGGCACAACTCGGTGGGCGTCACCGAGACGGGTGCGCGGTGGGCGCTCGCCGAGGGCGAGCTCGGCGGCCCGCGGCAGGCCATCACGTACGTGCTCGTTGCGAACACCTCGCCGTTTGCGGGGCGCATCCGCGCGCGGTTCTACGCGGAGGACGGGACGACGAGCGCGTGCACGTTCCTGATTGCGGCCAACAGCCGGCTGAACGTGAACGACGAGCCGACGTGCTTTGCCGACATGGGCGGCCGCCGGTTCGCGACGGTGGTCGAGTCGGAGAGCACGGGGGCCGGGCGGCCGGAGATCGTCGTCGAGCGCGCGATCTACTGGAACGTCGGGGCGGAGTTGTTCGGTGCGGGGTCGAACTCGGTCGGGACGCGGCTGCCGTAG
- a CDS encoding sensor domain-containing diguanylate cyclase, translated as MPRTRLSLSAIRRLRALASVVVAAPDLHSAAGALADGVAAVLDVPAAVERRLLDATAGGLAGPVPPALSAPVGLVMPAAEASGAGPATRLHLGSHHGEAWDLVIESDVRRRRDRLVFDDLARQWSSALDAPEMRHRTTRVEAIVGSAYAFARKLTRVHGSTALRQFILDAMAQSVGAQQGALALMDELDGRLRIPNTYGYPSVLVEHVRLQPGVGVMGRVFETRRPLLVRDIGDLPTYRSRRSRYRTASFLAVPLLANGDVLGVVSLTDRVDGRAFSRDDLTTLRALAAPAALALVSERLRERGRELAHAATVDPLTGLFNRRYFQTRLDEEVERARRYSLDLALLLADIDNFKQFNDTLGHLAGDYMLKQVADVLKRSVRMFDVCTRFGGEEFAILMPGSSVANAMVVAERIRTRVVASSRDDTTLPPDTRVTVSLGLAALTPEVTSQELIARADRALYRAKNEGKNCIRTV; from the coding sequence GTGCCTCGCACACGCCTGTCGCTCTCCGCCATCCGGCGCCTTCGGGCGCTCGCGTCCGTCGTGGTCGCCGCGCCCGACCTGCACTCGGCCGCCGGCGCCCTCGCCGACGGCGTGGCCGCCGTGCTCGACGTGCCCGCCGCCGTCGAACGGCGCCTGCTCGATGCCACGGCGGGCGGCCTGGCTGGCCCGGTCCCCCCGGCCCTCTCTGCCCCGGTTGGTCTGGTGATGCCCGCCGCCGAGGCCAGCGGCGCCGGACCGGCGACTCGCCTCCACCTCGGCTCGCACCACGGGGAAGCCTGGGATCTCGTCATCGAGAGCGACGTGCGGCGCCGGCGCGACCGGCTGGTCTTCGACGACCTCGCCCGCCAGTGGTCCTCGGCCCTCGACGCGCCCGAGATGCGTCATCGCACCACCCGCGTCGAGGCCATCGTCGGCAGCGCGTACGCGTTCGCCCGGAAGCTCACGCGCGTGCACGGCAGCACGGCGCTGCGCCAGTTCATCCTCGACGCGATGGCCCAGTCCGTCGGCGCGCAGCAGGGCGCGCTCGCGCTGATGGACGAGCTCGACGGCCGCCTGCGCATCCCGAACACCTACGGGTACCCGTCGGTGCTCGTCGAGCACGTGCGGCTGCAGCCGGGCGTCGGTGTGATGGGCCGCGTCTTCGAGACGCGCCGGCCGTTGCTCGTCCGCGACATCGGCGACCTGCCGACCTACCGGTCGCGTCGATCGCGCTATCGCACGGCGTCGTTTCTCGCCGTGCCCCTGCTCGCCAACGGCGACGTGCTCGGCGTCGTCAGCCTGACCGACCGCGTGGATGGCCGTGCGTTCAGCCGCGACGATCTGACGACGCTGCGCGCCCTTGCGGCGCCGGCGGCGCTCGCCCTCGTGAGCGAGCGGCTGCGCGAGCGCGGGCGGGAGCTCGCGCACGCGGCAACGGTCGACCCGCTCACCGGCCTCTTCAACCGCCGCTACTTCCAGACGCGCCTCGACGAGGAAGTCGAGCGCGCGCGGCGCTACTCGCTCGACCTCGCGCTGCTGCTCGCCGACATCGACAACTTCAAGCAGTTCAACGACACGCTCGGACACCTCGCCGGCGACTACATGCTCAAGCAGGTGGCCGACGTGCTGAAGCGATCGGTCCGCATGTTCGACGTCTGCACGCGGTTCGGCGGCGAGGAGTTCGCCATCCTCATGCCCGGCAGCAGCGTGGCCAACGCCATGGTCGTCGCCGAGCGCATCCGCACGCGAGTGGTCGCCTCGTCGCGCGACGACACGACGCTGCCGCCCGATACCCGCGTCACCGTCAGCCTGGGCCTGGCGGCGCTGACGCCCGAAGTGACGTCTCAGGAATTGATCGCGCGGGCCGACCGCGCGCTGTATCGGGCGAAGAACGAAGGCAAGAACTGCATCCGGACGGTGTAG
- a CDS encoding GxxExxY protein translates to MQKGAWLNDVSRRVIGAAIEVHRELGPGLLEAVYEQCLCSELRAVGLEHRRQVRVPVVYKGEPLNLGYRVDILVADHIVVEAKTLDHILPLHVAQVLTYVKLAGLPLGLLINFNSPVLKDGIRRLVNDFPE, encoded by the coding sequence ATGCAGAAGGGTGCCTGGCTCAACGACGTCAGCCGGCGCGTCATTGGGGCGGCCATCGAGGTGCACCGCGAGCTCGGGCCGGGGCTGCTCGAGGCGGTGTACGAGCAGTGCCTCTGCAGCGAGCTCCGTGCCGTCGGCCTCGAGCACCGGCGCCAGGTTCGTGTGCCCGTCGTCTACAAGGGCGAGCCACTCAACCTCGGCTACCGCGTCGACATCCTCGTGGCCGACCACATCGTCGTGGAGGCGAAGACGCTGGACCACATTCTGCCCCTGCACGTGGCGCAGGTCCTCACCTACGTCAAGCTCGCGGGCCTGCCACTCGGACTCCTGATCAACTTCAACTCGCCGGTGCTGAAGGATGGCATCAGGCGACTGGTGAACGACTTCCCTGAGTAG
- a CDS encoding fibronectin type III domain-containing protein, with the protein MRAPLSALVCAAILVVVAPISSSAQSVTIAWDRNPESFVAGYVVQLGVDPSRLDWEINVGSRTSLTLPALPAPTRVYFRVIAYTYAGVRSLPSATVSAVPAGGGSSGSPMPESWRQWYGIGADGADDDGDGVTNLSEYLGGTNPVLPNQWFMGEGATGVFRMRLALANPSFDAADVRVRFLDETGPRGEQVLQVPAMGRRTLVVNDIPGLANTALSAVITSIRGGVVAERTMSWGARAGEPMGRAGHTGRPLGATARNWFFAEGAAGFFDSYFLVANPGTASASLTVEFHDDAGRVVRRNYTMAPASRLTIGASAIPELAGRSFSTQITSSVSVSAERAMYFGVQEGLWRGGHVSAGATAPATEWFVAEGATGPFFDTYLLIANTNSATSDVVVRYLTPSGLAFERRVTLAPRSRHTIWVDGEPGLADTAVSMSVTASRPVVVERSMYWSNDASGWREAHSSAGITRLGQRWALAEGESGGNQGLETYVLVANPGPASADVTVTFLRENAAPVSLLRQVPGYGRLTVSSGEAGLPSGSRFGVLVDSSRPVAVERSMYWNSRGIVWSAGTNETGFRLR; encoded by the coding sequence ATGCGAGCACCTCTCTCAGCTCTGGTCTGCGCAGCGATCCTCGTGGTCGTCGCGCCGATCAGTTCCAGCGCCCAGTCCGTCACGATCGCGTGGGATCGCAACCCTGAGTCGTTCGTGGCGGGTTACGTCGTGCAACTGGGCGTCGATCCCTCACGGCTCGACTGGGAAATCAACGTCGGTTCGCGGACCTCGCTCACGCTGCCAGCGCTGCCGGCGCCGACCCGCGTCTACTTCCGCGTCATCGCCTACACCTACGCCGGCGTGCGCAGCCTGCCGTCGGCCACGGTGAGCGCGGTGCCGGCTGGCGGGGGTTCGAGCGGATCGCCCATGCCCGAGTCGTGGCGCCAGTGGTACGGCATCGGCGCTGACGGCGCCGACGACGATGGCGACGGCGTGACCAACCTCAGCGAGTATCTGGGTGGCACGAACCCGGTCCTCCCGAACCAGTGGTTCATGGGCGAAGGTGCGACGGGCGTGTTCCGGATGCGGCTCGCCCTGGCGAACCCTTCGTTCGACGCGGCGGACGTGCGCGTGCGGTTCCTCGACGAGACGGGGCCGCGCGGTGAGCAGGTGCTGCAGGTGCCGGCCATGGGCCGCCGGACGCTGGTCGTCAACGACATCCCCGGCCTCGCGAACACCGCGTTGTCGGCGGTCATCACGTCGATCCGCGGGGGCGTCGTGGCCGAGCGGACCATGAGCTGGGGTGCGCGCGCCGGTGAGCCGATGGGGCGAGCGGGCCACACGGGCCGCCCGCTGGGCGCGACCGCACGCAACTGGTTCTTCGCCGAGGGGGCGGCGGGCTTCTTCGACTCGTACTTCCTCGTCGCCAACCCTGGAACGGCGTCGGCCTCGCTGACGGTGGAGTTCCACGACGACGCCGGTCGCGTGGTGCGCCGGAATTACACGATGGCGCCGGCGTCGCGCCTGACGATAGGCGCGAGCGCCATTCCGGAGCTGGCCGGCCGATCGTTCTCCACGCAGATTACGTCCAGCGTATCCGTCAGCGCTGAACGCGCGATGTACTTTGGCGTTCAAGAGGGCCTGTGGCGGGGCGGACACGTGTCGGCGGGCGCGACGGCGCCGGCCACCGAGTGGTTCGTCGCCGAAGGGGCGACGGGCCCCTTCTTCGACACCTACCTGCTCATTGCCAACACCAACAGCGCCACGTCCGATGTCGTCGTCCGGTACCTGACGCCGAGCGGCCTGGCGTTCGAGCGCCGCGTGACGCTCGCCCCGAGAAGCCGGCACACCATCTGGGTCGACGGCGAGCCGGGTCTGGCCGACACGGCGGTCTCGATGTCGGTCACCGCCTCACGCCCCGTCGTCGTCGAGCGCTCGATGTACTGGTCAAACGATGCGAGCGGTTGGCGCGAGGCCCACTCGTCGGCCGGCATCACCCGGCTCGGCCAGCGCTGGGCGCTCGCCGAGGGCGAATCGGGTGGCAACCAGGGACTCGAGACGTACGTGCTCGTGGCCAATCCCGGACCGGCATCGGCCGACGTCACCGTGACGTTCCTGCGCGAGAACGCGGCGCCCGTGTCGCTCCTGCGCCAGGTGCCGGGCTACGGTCGCCTCACCGTGTCGTCGGGCGAGGCCGGCCTGCCGTCCGGTTCACGCTTCGGTGTGCTCGTCGACTCGAGCCGGCCCGTCGCCGTCGAGCGCTCGATGTACTGGAACAGCCGGGGCATCGTGTGGAGCGCCGGGACCAACGAAACGGGCTTCCGCCTGCGGTAG